The following coding sequences are from one Mycoplasma mycoides subsp. capri window:
- a CDS encoding RelA/SpoT family protein, translating into MHNKYNYISFDYREIKDFKDLLNELKKYIKNKSELERIEQAYKYAFKCHFNQTRKNGDPYIYHPLSAAYYLAQWRMGPNTIIAGLLHDILEDTPIQKEELVELFNEEVANLVESVTKVSFFAKENRQQIKSKYLRKLYLSMSKDIRVIIIKIADRLHNIYTIKNLRPEKQKIIAQETLEIYSAIAHRIGMKSAKSLLEDRSFEILNPQEFKKITDLFNSDMQNRQQIINEIIINLEQYLKKEKNIKIISIFGRPKTIYSIYRKMNVIGKNFEEISDLLAIRIIAKSIDDCYKILGFIHQKYIPLAGKFKDYIATPKNNVYQSLHTTLSDANGNIFEVQIRTEEMNQVAETGAAAHWRYKEGEIIDIAKKQKEIDEKIDIFSRILDLDKSEDQQSSIEQSIKDDLFTASIYVLTPNGAVITLPYGSTVLDFAYRIHTEIGEKTIGARVDGVFLPINTVLKSGEVVEVKTSPKQEPTHEWLKIVVTSNARNRIKKYLQKKINEETLDKKDQQKELIRKTEANINAYINQKDWKWKKKTADEILETVKTMDYNSLNDFLLDVAKGEFTINEAAEKVFIKQNYSKDDEAYASIKSKIIYDTTIKNDILVDGIKNIKTTLASCCMPIPYEEVVGFVTKNNGIKVHLKECINIDWTNMKSRLVVVQWNEAVAEKNTYTTKLKYFGIDRNKLLYDISKIISGLKVSIINANIFTDEKSLLSSGVITIKIKNSNQLTQTISALRSIPGINGVERGISNQKIK; encoded by the coding sequence ATGCATAATAAATATAATTATATATCTTTTGATTATCGTGAAATCAAAGATTTTAAAGATTTATTAAATGAATTAAAAAAATATATTAAAAATAAAAGTGAATTAGAACGTATTGAACAAGCTTATAAATATGCGTTTAAATGTCATTTTAATCAAACTAGAAAAAATGGCGATCCTTATATTTATCATCCACTATCTGCTGCTTATTATTTAGCTCAGTGAAGAATGGGTCCTAACACTATTATTGCTGGATTATTACACGATATTTTAGAAGATACTCCTATTCAAAAAGAAGAACTTGTAGAACTTTTTAATGAAGAAGTTGCTAATTTAGTTGAATCAGTTACTAAAGTAAGTTTTTTTGCAAAAGAAAATCGTCAGCAAATTAAATCTAAATACTTAAGAAAACTTTATTTATCAATGTCAAAAGATATTAGAGTAATTATTATTAAAATTGCTGATAGATTGCACAATATTTATACTATTAAAAATTTACGTCCTGAAAAACAAAAAATTATTGCTCAAGAAACATTAGAAATTTATTCAGCAATTGCTCATAGAATTGGAATGAAAAGTGCTAAGTCACTATTAGAAGATAGATCATTTGAAATTTTAAATCCACAAGAATTTAAAAAAATCACTGATTTATTTAATAGTGATATGCAAAATCGTCAACAAATTATTAATGAAATCATTATTAATTTAGAACAATATTTAAAAAAAGAAAAAAATATTAAAATAATTAGTATTTTTGGAAGACCTAAAACTATTTATTCTATTTATAGAAAAATGAATGTAATTGGTAAGAATTTTGAAGAGATTTCAGATCTTTTAGCAATTAGAATTATTGCAAAATCTATTGATGATTGTTATAAAATCCTAGGTTTTATTCATCAAAAATACATTCCTTTAGCTGGAAAATTTAAAGACTATATAGCAACACCTAAAAATAATGTTTATCAATCACTTCACACTACTTTATCTGATGCAAATGGAAATATTTTTGAAGTTCAAATAAGAACTGAAGAAATGAATCAAGTTGCTGAAACTGGAGCTGCTGCTCATTGAAGATATAAAGAAGGAGAAATTATTGATATTGCTAAAAAGCAAAAAGAAATTGATGAAAAAATTGATATTTTTAGTCGTATTTTAGATTTAGATAAATCTGAAGATCAACAATCATCAATTGAACAATCAATTAAAGATGATTTATTTACCGCTTCTATTTATGTTTTAACTCCAAATGGAGCTGTAATTACTTTACCTTATGGATCAACTGTTTTAGATTTTGCTTATAGAATTCATACTGAAATTGGTGAAAAGACAATTGGTGCAAGAGTTGATGGAGTATTTTTACCAATCAATACTGTTTTAAAATCTGGAGAAGTTGTTGAAGTCAAAACTTCACCAAAACAAGAACCAACTCATGAGTGATTAAAAATCGTTGTTACTTCAAATGCTAGAAATAGAATTAAAAAATATTTACAAAAGAAAATTAATGAAGAAACATTAGATAAAAAAGACCAACAAAAAGAATTAATTAGAAAAACTGAAGCTAATATTAATGCTTATATTAATCAAAAAGATTGAAAATGAAAGAAAAAAACAGCTGATGAAATATTAGAAACAGTTAAAACAATGGACTATAATTCACTAAATGATTTTTTATTAGATGTAGCTAAAGGTGAATTTACAATTAATGAAGCTGCTGAAAAAGTTTTTATTAAACAAAACTATTCAAAAGATGATGAAGCTTATGCAAGTATTAAATCAAAAATCATTTATGATACTACTATTAAAAATGATATTTTAGTTGATGGTATTAAAAATATTAAAACTACTTTAGCTAGTTGTTGTATGCCAATTCCTTATGAAGAGGTTGTTGGATTTGTTACTAAAAATAATGGAATTAAAGTACATTTAAAAGAATGTATAAATATTGATTGAACTAATATGAAATCAAGATTAGTAGTTGTACAATGAAATGAAGCTGTTGCTGAAAAAAATACATATACTACTAAATTAAAATATTTTGGTATTGATAGAAACAAACTACTTTATGATATAAGTAAAATTATTTCTGGATTAAAAGTATCAATTATTAATGCAAATATTTTTACAGATGAAAAATCTTTATTATCAAGTGGAGTAATTACTATTAAAATTAAAAACAGCAATCAGTTAACACAAACAATTTCAGCTTTAAGATCAATTCCTGGTATTAATGGAGTTGAAAGAGGAATTTCAAACCAAAAAATTAAATAA
- a CDS encoding chromosome segregation protein SMC, whose translation MLFLKQIRASGFKSFADLTVMDFNYDMTGVVGPNGSGKSNITDAIRWTLGEQSTKTLRGSKMDDIVFSGNNEKKAADVAEVTLVFNNTHENFSSIKSDVVEITRKFDKNTRESEFYINSTKCKLKDVQSIALEAGLTRSSIAIISQGTVANFTESKPETKREIFDDAAGVSKYKKRKKETLSKLEKATENLTRLEDIAKEISRRLPNLERQSKKALEYQQKVNELKNIELYILTKDLKVLVNRIEELRVEKIEYETQIKKLTNEINMSQEEVNLIIDKDSEDNQKLGELNSKFNSIVEKIANLKVRKQKAEFKEQENLNTKDQDEYKAALIKKQFDEKQISIKSEKDKLTKAENSLLELKDKYDYYSNKYNEIYREIETIRTTISRISIQIEAIEHNKKAALQSYQDGVSAILNNQKQIGGVVGVLKSLINVKEEYQIAISVTASGHMNSLVMKTDQDVKKAIEFLKKNNNLGRVTFLPLNTLTPNLINPVQRQILEKSEGFVGFANELVEYSETISKAVEYALASIIVVQSYDDAINLAKNTNFRFNIVSLDGQRILPHGAIVGGSTRNANIFTKQNTQNQDNNLEELKNKIELLEQKEISKTKEITEYKTANDSLRDQINDLNGTIRNAKNNLFNWTENLKEFSDEHKSLTGRDLFTGVYSKSDESESIILAKQISELEIQRDEIQIEINSISFKRTQSMEKQKEMNSKNSKKRDELDELKTHAGSINTEYNVLLQRRITIIDRLSNGYQITEETALTMEVENIEDEEVARERIIELTTYIQNIGNVNMDAIEEYKNEKERFDYYDQQIKDIYDAKEKLESIILDIDIAMESQFKQIIEDVNKALPDVFSKMFGGGYAELIYTDPDNILETGIDIKIFPPGKKITNLNLLSGGEKSLVALSVLFAILKARPLPLVILDEAEAPLDPVNVERFARYVRQFSHNTQFIIVTHREGTMTQCDSLFGVTMQTKGITKIINVKLVEAKNLH comes from the coding sequence ATGTTATTTTTAAAGCAAATTAGAGCCAGTGGGTTCAAATCATTTGCCGATCTTACAGTAATGGATTTTAATTATGACATGACTGGGGTAGTTGGTCCAAATGGATCTGGAAAGTCAAATATTACTGATGCAATTAGATGAACTTTAGGAGAACAATCAACTAAAACTTTACGTGGAAGTAAAATGGATGATATTGTTTTTAGTGGAAACAATGAAAAAAAGGCAGCTGATGTTGCTGAAGTAACATTAGTTTTTAATAATACTCATGAAAACTTTTCATCAATCAAAAGTGATGTTGTTGAAATTACTCGTAAATTTGACAAAAATACTAGAGAAAGTGAATTTTATATTAATTCTACTAAATGTAAATTAAAAGATGTTCAATCTATTGCTTTAGAAGCTGGATTGACTAGATCAAGTATTGCTATTATTTCTCAAGGAACTGTTGCTAATTTTACTGAATCAAAACCTGAAACTAAAAGAGAAATTTTTGATGATGCAGCTGGGGTAAGCAAGTATAAAAAAAGAAAAAAAGAAACATTATCAAAACTAGAAAAAGCAACTGAAAACTTAACAAGACTAGAAGATATTGCAAAAGAAATTTCAAGAAGATTACCAAATTTAGAACGTCAATCTAAAAAGGCTTTAGAATATCAACAAAAAGTAAATGAACTAAAAAATATAGAACTATATATCTTAACAAAAGATCTAAAGGTTTTAGTTAACAGAATTGAAGAATTAAGAGTAGAAAAGATTGAATATGAAACTCAAATTAAAAAATTAACAAACGAAATTAATATGAGTCAAGAAGAAGTTAATTTAATTATTGATAAAGATTCAGAAGATAATCAAAAATTAGGTGAACTTAATTCTAAATTTAATTCAATAGTTGAAAAAATTGCTAATTTAAAAGTAAGAAAACAAAAAGCAGAATTTAAAGAACAAGAAAATCTTAACACAAAAGACCAAGATGAATATAAAGCTGCTTTAATAAAAAAACAATTTGATGAAAAACAAATTAGTATAAAATCAGAAAAAGATAAGTTAACTAAAGCAGAAAATTCATTATTAGAATTAAAAGATAAATACGACTATTATTCAAATAAATATAATGAAATTTATAGAGAAATTGAAACTATAAGAACAACAATTTCAAGAATTAGTATTCAAATTGAAGCAATAGAACATAATAAAAAAGCAGCGTTACAATCATATCAAGATGGAGTAAGCGCTATTTTAAATAATCAAAAACAAATTGGTGGAGTTGTTGGTGTTTTAAAATCACTTATTAATGTAAAAGAAGAATATCAAATTGCTATTTCAGTAACTGCTAGTGGTCATATGAATTCATTAGTTATGAAAACTGATCAAGATGTTAAAAAAGCAATTGAATTTTTAAAGAAAAACAATAATTTAGGTAGAGTAACATTTTTACCACTAAATACTTTAACTCCTAATTTAATCAATCCAGTACAAAGACAAATACTAGAAAAAAGTGAAGGATTTGTTGGATTTGCAAATGAACTAGTAGAATATTCAGAAACTATTTCAAAAGCAGTTGAATATGCTTTAGCAAGTATTATTGTTGTTCAAAGTTATGATGATGCTATTAACTTAGCAAAAAATACTAATTTTAGATTTAATATAGTTTCACTTGATGGACAAAGAATTTTACCACATGGAGCTATTGTTGGTGGTTCAACTAGAAATGCTAATATTTTTACAAAACAAAATACACAAAATCAAGATAATAATTTAGAAGAATTAAAAAATAAAATTGAATTATTAGAACAAAAAGAAATTAGTAAAACTAAAGAAATAACTGAATATAAAACAGCAAATGATAGTTTAAGAGATCAAATTAACGATTTAAATGGAACTATTAGAAACGCTAAAAATAACTTATTTAATTGAACTGAAAATTTAAAAGAGTTTTCAGATGAACATAAAAGTTTAACAGGAAGAGATTTATTTACTGGTGTATATAGCAAGTCAGATGAATCTGAATCAATAATTTTAGCAAAACAAATTTCAGAACTTGAAATTCAAAGAGATGAAATTCAAATTGAAATTAATTCAATTTCTTTTAAACGTACTCAAAGTATGGAAAAACAAAAAGAAATGAATTCTAAAAACAGTAAAAAAAGAGATGAATTGGATGAACTAAAAACTCATGCTGGATCAATCAATACTGAATATAATGTTTTATTACAAAGAAGAATTACTATAATTGATCGTTTATCTAATGGATATCAAATTACTGAAGAAACTGCATTAACAATGGAAGTTGAAAATATTGAAGATGAAGAAGTTGCAAGAGAAAGAATAATCGAACTAACAACTTATATTCAAAATATTGGTAATGTTAATATGGACGCTATTGAAGAATATAAAAATGAAAAAGAGCGTTTTGATTATTATGATCAACAAATAAAAGATATTTATGATGCTAAAGAAAAACTAGAAAGCATTATTTTAGATATTGATATTGCAATGGAGTCTCAATTTAAACAAATTATTGAAGATGTTAATAAAGCTTTACCAGATGTTTTTTCAAAAATGTTTGGTGGAGGTTATGCAGAATTAATTTATACAGATCCAGACAATATTTTAGAAACTGGAATTGATATTAAAATTTTTCCACCAGGTAAAAAAATTACAAACTTAAATTTATTATCTGGAGGAGAAAAGTCTTTAGTTGCTTTATCAGTATTATTTGCAATTTTAAAAGCAAGACCTTTACCATTAGTAATTTTAGATGAAGCTGAAGCTCCTTTAGATCCAGTTAATGTTGAAAGATTTGCAAGATATGTAAGACAATTTTCACATAACACTCAATTTATTATTGTTACTCATAGAGAAGGAACAATGACTCAATGTGATTCATTATTTGGTGTAACAATGCAAACTAAAGGTATTACTAAAATCATTAACGTTAAATTAGTTGAAGCTAAAAACTTACACTAA
- a CDS encoding adenine phosphoribosyltransferase: MNLKEFVVDVKDFPKQGIVFKDITPLLNNKDAFKYTVDQMADFVKKLDVDVVVAPEARGFLLASAVAYAANKRFVLVRKPNKLPREVYDVEYSLEYGTNHQQIHVGDLKPNDKVVVIDDVLATGGTMQAIIDLVKLSKAEVIGMSFLIDLTFLHDANLFDQYKVQKLIKY; this comes from the coding sequence ATGAATTTAAAAGAGTTTGTAGTTGATGTTAAAGATTTTCCAAAACAAGGAATTGTTTTTAAAGATATAACCCCATTATTAAACAATAAGGATGCATTTAAATATACAGTTGATCAAATGGCTGATTTTGTAAAAAAATTAGATGTTGATGTAGTTGTAGCTCCTGAAGCTAGAGGATTTTTATTAGCATCAGCTGTAGCTTATGCTGCTAATAAAAGATTTGTTCTAGTTAGAAAACCAAATAAACTACCAAGAGAAGTTTATGATGTTGAATATAGTTTAGAATATGGTACAAATCATCAACAAATTCATGTTGGAGATTTAAAACCAAATGATAAAGTAGTTGTTATTGATGATGTTTTAGCTACTGGTGGAACTATGCAAGCGATTATTGATTTAGTTAAATTAAGTAAAGCAGAAGTAATTGGAATGTCATTTTTAATTGATTTAACATTCTTACATGATGCAAATTTATTTGATCAATACAAAGTACAAAAATTAATTAAATACTAA
- a CDS encoding protein translocase SecDF, variant type yields the protein MKNRLASFKKVLRFIIVLILILALLTGIGFSSYKISNNISYGAKFVGGYQALVGVYDKTKNQEEEIPNGDAFKGAQSLEKKLSPFSDNTIETQQSGLYRVFIKASKKAYANNQDDFKNAIERTGGLFILDKNYQDIFFNENLMKIIGIDKVYDSSSDKRVAKKLTLEEFLGEAKAESLQPANFSNKNSPFVSFNLKNDYLKNLIDPKKNKDNNALTMITSVGHIIENLRTYYKKANSTNNQVVEQYLNTYFNQIIKPIQDYISSKASSDQLGVKILKDLFTIEYSVPTTEGSHKNLNIQRNSLVDSDIVKWWNSNTKGKIDNTKDLKYVLFGTDNLNNKKSDHIFRFTNSANKYIYDANASEKDFIKDDKGNVGKYYNKLKISSDNSTSQDIELDYIDKVSNSLIKILMTEILFKKDTTDKNHIVNKNLDQNLFRNNILLHNNQISPENIRIVTTNPAIVTDRKTQTTKLYIPVWSNTMAKQVESDILQTSLGFTFKVLSIKEFSADITNIMLIITLACLVILALAVLVFMLFSYRLLGLFAIILAAISASLTMFVPIIFNMAIGPEIFMIMFVGIGLILDASIIYFENLKTHIYKEKLSPESSFKISNKDTLPISLDTSFIILIPSVLLFIFGSGALKNLATISVINILIIILFVILGLRLLTWLVLKAKLFTKYPWLLPLNTIKNSQSTWFNDLMLSFYLSRIENLNTKTKLTTKDLAKLKKFKDKYDFYLNKQEQIITNKKLKQLKKDQHNLELVNKRLLKLENKYEIYLNKQEQINNAKKAKILKKKKSEEIKNKYLLKLENKKQKIINKNSFTKSSIKNSLIKQEFLQARINSNTSSQVLETLENKNKQRRIFKINKIFTIIFIICTFLGAIIGITIGPNYNSSFGKSYSVIAYGQKINDIYDNLDEAIRNYKQFDPSTKRGKDIISMGEHLEKVKNSQDAYMKSKFKVDYSNLTKPSDKNQWASYVVGNIYKEIVKKNYVSLWKNPVSYNKYFRASVDVDYGYDFIDTNSLNLDHKQLAYVGFNIINAQDNKIISIFEKLLVKDNLQNPDLSIKYDHDDNSSANGIINLINVPYTAYGEIKNIAIIFAITLLALLVYILIRFKWTYFVALALTLVLVIVLVSSLVVIFRVPVGIEILSAILAVLSFTIITCVLFLGKGKSIIKSKDNKTFTEMFEKEIMAFSNKKATRHQVHEKNHQLRVEYKTNKKNLIKQQIEQNNIKSWWSKIFFKLKQNIKLRFNKKDNSMYKDFKLKIKENKNILKHHKKHTKIEIDLIANNNAFLKETFINVFKFGITRTVLITVIYLAYAIILSFGLYAIIGMGLTIIIGILIASLVSLLIALPIWIWLEKKRMIYVLGYRYYVQNFKINQEEQIINGIND from the coding sequence ATGAAAAATAGATTAGCTAGCTTTAAAAAAGTTCTACGTTTTATTATTGTGCTAATCCTAATTTTAGCTTTACTAACTGGAATTGGTTTTTCTAGTTATAAAATCTCTAATAATATTTCATATGGAGCAAAATTTGTTGGTGGTTATCAAGCTTTAGTTGGAGTTTATGATAAAACTAAAAATCAAGAAGAAGAAATCCCTAATGGTGATGCTTTTAAAGGTGCTCAATCATTAGAAAAAAAACTATCACCATTTTCAGATAATACTATTGAAACTCAACAATCTGGTCTTTATCGTGTATTTATTAAAGCATCAAAAAAAGCTTATGCTAATAATCAAGATGACTTTAAAAATGCCATTGAAAGAACTGGTGGATTATTTATTTTAGATAAAAATTATCAAGATATTTTCTTTAATGAAAATTTAATGAAAATTATTGGTATTGATAAAGTTTATGATAGTTCATCAGATAAAAGAGTTGCTAAAAAACTTACTTTAGAAGAATTTTTAGGTGAAGCTAAAGCTGAATCATTACAACCAGCTAACTTTTCAAATAAAAACTCTCCTTTTGTTAGTTTTAATTTAAAAAATGATTATTTAAAAAATTTAATTGATCCTAAAAAAAATAAAGATAATAATGCTTTAACTATGATCACATCAGTTGGTCATATTATTGAAAATTTAAGAACTTATTATAAAAAAGCAAATTCAACTAATAATCAAGTAGTTGAACAATATTTAAATACTTACTTTAATCAAATTATTAAACCAATTCAAGATTATATTAGTAGTAAAGCTTCATCAGATCAATTAGGTGTTAAGATTTTAAAAGATCTATTTACTATTGAATATAGTGTTCCTACTACTGAAGGAAGTCATAAAAATCTAAATATTCAAAGAAATAGTTTAGTTGATAGTGATATTGTTAAATGATGAAATAGTAATACAAAAGGTAAAATTGATAATACAAAAGATTTAAAATATGTTTTATTTGGAACTGATAATTTAAATAATAAAAAATCAGATCATATTTTTAGATTTACAAATTCAGCTAATAAATATATTTATGATGCTAATGCTAGTGAAAAAGACTTTATCAAAGATGATAAAGGTAATGTTGGTAAGTACTATAATAAATTAAAAATTAGTAGTGATAATTCTACTTCTCAAGATATAGAATTAGATTATATTGATAAAGTTTCAAATTCTTTAATAAAAATATTAATGACTGAAATTTTATTTAAAAAAGATACTACTGATAAAAATCATATTGTTAATAAAAATTTAGATCAAAATTTATTTAGAAATAATATCTTATTACATAATAATCAAATATCACCAGAAAATATTAGAATAGTTACAACTAATCCTGCTATTGTTACAGATAGAAAAACTCAAACAACCAAACTTTATATTCCTGTATGAAGTAATACAATGGCAAAACAAGTTGAATCTGATATTTTACAAACTTCATTAGGATTCACATTTAAAGTTCTATCAATTAAAGAATTTAGTGCTGATATTACTAATATAATGTTAATTATTACTTTAGCTTGTTTAGTGATTTTAGCTTTAGCAGTTCTAGTATTTATGTTATTTTCATACAGATTATTAGGATTGTTTGCAATAATTCTTGCTGCAATTTCAGCATCACTTACAATGTTTGTTCCAATTATTTTTAACATGGCAATTGGTCCTGAAATCTTTATGATAATGTTTGTTGGTATTGGTTTAATATTAGATGCAAGTATTATTTATTTTGAAAATTTAAAAACTCATATTTATAAAGAAAAATTATCACCAGAATCATCATTTAAAATTAGTAATAAAGATACTTTACCTATTTCTTTAGATACTTCATTTATTATTTTAATTCCTAGTGTGTTGTTATTTATCTTTGGGTCTGGGGCTTTAAAAAATCTAGCAACAATTAGTGTTATTAATATATTAATAATTATTTTATTTGTAATTTTAGGTTTACGTTTATTAACTTGACTAGTTTTAAAAGCTAAATTATTTACAAAATATCCTTGATTATTACCTTTAAATACTATTAAAAATAGTCAATCAACTTGATTTAATGATTTAATGTTAAGTTTTTATTTATCAAGAATTGAAAATTTAAACACTAAAACTAAATTAACTACAAAAGATTTAGCTAAACTAAAAAAATTCAAAGATAAATATGATTTTTACTTAAATAAACAAGAACAAATTATTACTAATAAAAAGTTAAAACAGCTTAAAAAAGATCAACACAATTTAGAACTAGTAAATAAACGTTTATTAAAACTTGAAAATAAATATGAAATTTATTTAAACAAACAAGAACAAATCAATAATGCTAAAAAAGCAAAAATCTTAAAAAAGAAAAAATCTGAAGAAATAAAAAACAAGTATTTATTAAAACTTGAAAATAAAAAACAAAAAATAATTAATAAAAATTCATTTACTAAATCATCAATTAAAAATAGTTTAATAAAACAAGAATTTTTACAAGCAAGAATTAATTCAAATACTTCAAGTCAGGTTCTAGAAACTTTAGAAAATAAAAATAAACAAAGAAGAATTTTTAAAATTAATAAAATTTTTACAATTATTTTTATTATTTGTACTTTTTTAGGAGCTATTATTGGAATTACAATTGGTCCAAATTATAACTCAAGTTTTGGAAAAAGTTATTCAGTAATTGCTTATGGACAAAAAATTAATGATATTTATGATAATTTAGATGAAGCAATCAGAAACTACAAACAATTTGATCCATCTACAAAAAGAGGAAAAGATATCATTAGTATGGGTGAACATCTTGAAAAAGTTAAAAATAGTCAAGATGCTTACATGAAATCTAAGTTTAAAGTTGATTATTCTAATTTAACTAAACCTAGTGATAAAAACCAATGAGCTAGTTATGTTGTTGGTAATATATATAAAGAAATTGTTAAGAAAAACTATGTAAGTTTATGAAAAAATCCAGTTTCTTATAATAAGTATTTTAGAGCTAGTGTTGATGTTGATTATGGTTATGATTTTATTGATACTAATAGTTTAAATCTTGATCATAAACAATTAGCTTATGTTGGATTTAATATTATTAATGCCCAAGATAATAAAATAATTAGTATTTTTGAAAAATTACTTGTTAAAGATAATTTACAAAATCCTGATTTATCTATTAAATATGATCATGATGATAATAGTTCAGCTAATGGAATAATTAATTTAATAAATGTTCCATACACTGCTTATGGTGAAATTAAAAATATAGCAATTATATTTGCAATTACATTATTAGCTTTATTAGTTTATATTTTAATTAGATTTAAATGAACTTATTTTGTTGCTTTAGCTTTAACACTAGTCTTAGTAATAGTTTTAGTAAGTTCACTAGTAGTTATTTTTAGAGTACCAGTTGGAATTGAAATTTTAAGTGCTATTTTAGCTGTATTAAGCTTTACTATTATAACTTGTGTATTATTTTTAGGAAAAGGTAAATCTATTATTAAATCTAAAGATAATAAAACATTTACTGAAATGTTTGAAAAAGAAATTATGGCCTTTTCAAACAAAAAAGCTACTAGACATCAAGTACATGAAAAAAATCATCAATTAAGAGTTGAATATAAAACTAATAAAAAGAATTTAATTAAACAACAAATAGAACAAAACAATATTAAATCTTGATGATCTAAAATCTTTTTTAAATTAAAACAAAATATCAAATTGCGTTTTAATAAAAAAGATAATAGTATGTATAAAGATTTCAAATTAAAAATTAAAGAAAATAAAAACATCTTAAAACACCATAAAAAACATACAAAAATTGAAATTGATTTAATTGCTAATAATAATGCCTTTTTAAAAGAAACTTTTATTAATGTCTTTAAATTTGGTATAACTAGAACAGTTTTAATAACAGTAATTTATTTAGCATATGCGATCATTTTATCATTTGGGTTGTATGCAATAATTGGAATGGGATTAACTATTATTATTGGAATCTTAATAGCTAGTTTAGTTTCACTACTTATAGCTTTACCAATTTGAATTTGATTAGAAAAAAAACGTATGATATATGTTTTAGGATATAGATACTATGTTCAAAACTTTAAAATAAATCAAGAAGAACAAATCATTAATGGAATTAATGACTAG